aggaatcacctatgtgagtgtgaagtgtaagccgtTTCAAAGAGGATGATGGTAAAAAGCCCATTCTCTATACACTCATAAAATCAGgaggtgttcatggctgaaacgaacacaaccgtaAGAACCATATACGGTAAAGGATTGATTGTGTGACATGTGATTatctaggtatacaccaaagctcgacggttcaaagatatcaaatctaccgattgacagaatatatccgacatatgttcactacggaaagttcaaaaggaaacctacttatccaaaTGCAATTAATCCTTGCTTGTAAATTACACACTTGTCCGTGCATTCCTTTAtcttatagccattccccatttatgtgggggattgttgggtttaattgatagattgaatgggaaatgaaggggggaaaagaagtggagggaaaatgagtcgttccctcttgctttatgaaatgaacaTTTGTCCCTCATTGGTAGTGAAAAGAAAAATTCccctacttaaaagtagaagtACTCCTTGTTGCTAAAGGGTTAAGAAGAGGGTCTCCCTCGCGctgtcgtcgtcgctcggcttggCTTCGGCTTTggatttgattgataatctttttggatcaaattttctttaattttaattatttaattaattaattaattaaattatccAATCCTACCCAttagtgacccggatccgcgtgtctgacccgcgacccgGTTCTTTCCCAGATTTTATTTAAATTTCCCACCCGTTTTTAAAGTGACTATTATGAAGGGTTGCAAACCTTCAGAAACAGTACTTCCATGGCTATAAATTCGTTTGATTCCTCAGATTTTTCCTTACGAATTTTCTGAACTTcaaaacttcttcttcttctgcacaAATAAATTCCAGTGTAGTTTACTGTCGTTGAGTGGTTCGCTGACACCGTTGTTTTAGGTACCGATACACCGGTGAGTAAGATCATTCTATACTGGGAAGATATATTCCGTTAACCTTgggtacttgaggggaataattttcttaaggacacactgtgcattcagtgggctcgattttcATTCTTAAATATTTTTCAGAGACTGTTATTACTTTTCCAGTTTCTGTTTTTCCGTTTTCTACTGGTTTTTCCAGAATCTGTCTAGTTTCTGTTTTCTGTTTTCAGAAATTATTTCTAAGTTACTGTTTCAACGTTTTTGCAATACAGATTAATAACATACTCTTCACACAACAGGCCCCAAGTTAGTAATACATCCAGTACTTTGAAGTGGCTAACCATTTGCTAAGACAAGTTGTATCATACAAAAGTTGTCTTTCCTACTATAGATGAAACTACTGCACACTTGTTTCCCTCCAAAGAAGCTATTACAGCTACTGCCTGATCGTGACGGATTTAATAAACAGCTTAAGGCATGAAGCTTGGCAGGCTACAAGGCGGCTGCACAGGCAGTACACGACTTTTCAACTCTACTTAAACTACAGGCTCTACATCTCAGCTTTGATACATACCCGTAAAGTGTCTGCTCGGTGTTGACAAGGGCAGCCTACTTAAATATCGTGCTATCTTCAGAATTCCACCCTCTTGCACAATTTCACTCTTATGTACGCCAACTTGTATTTGGAGAAATCAGAGTTATAAGTGGATTACAGATTTGGCTCGTCTATTATCAAGTTACTCTGGTTGAAGCCGGACATGCGGGCAAGGCCTGTCTGGTTCTCCTCTTGTCCACAGATGCTTGAGATCACCTCTTTGCTTTCCCAGCGTCAAAAATGTCCCTAACATGAGCAATAACAGATGTTTAAAATGATGAGTGCTTAACATAGAAAACGAAAAGTTCACGCTTTTATTGTTTAGCCAAAATTTGAAAATGTAAGAAGCAATTGTCCCATGTCAACAGCTTTACCAGAATATAAATCTAGAGTGCATCCATACTCCCCTCAATTTGTTCATTTTATTTTGGGTTGATAGGTGATTGTTCATACTCTCCCTTGAATATGACATTTCTCAGAGACGACACAAGACAAGCATGACGAAAGTATGGGAAATTAGGTCAGACACAGAACCAGGGAGTCGCTACAGAGCGTATAAGGAACATCAATCTGTTGGGTAGAAAACTTGACCTCTAGCACAAAGGAGGCAGATATCCtcctcaaaaaataaaaaaaaaataaaaaaaccaaAGGAGGCAGATATGGGTACCATTTTTTCTCTCTGTAAATAATCGAGAAATCCCTGAGAACCAGTGCCACACAGTTCGAAAATCAGGTGATAATGGCGCCtatctacccttctccacttaactACCAGATTTTTGTCTATGGCAGAGTTGAGACTAGAAAGAATTTTTTGATATTAATTTTGCAACTTATTGTGACTTAACAAGTGAACAATTTGCAATAAAAATTTACTGGAGATGCTGACATTTTTTACCTCTTCTTTTCATCCATAAACCTCTAAAAAAGAGGGGGAAAAGGGATATCAGAAACCAATTTGCAGAAAATTGGAAACTGGGGGTTTACAATTCGCTACCTCCAGGTTATCTTTGAATAACACTCCCATTTACATGACCGTTTCTCAACCTACTTTATCGGTCTGGGCGTCCCTCATCTCTCTCAGCCACCTAGCTATTGACTTTGCTCCGATTCCACTCTTCAGCAAGTTGAACATACTCTTTTTCAATTCTAGATTCACTCTTCAACTAGTTCTCTCTCTTTACCCACTCTCCTCTcaaataaaacaaaaacaaatcaaaataacaagtaaagaaaaggaaaaagaaaaatctCCAGTCCACGAGAAAACCTAGAACAGGTTACACGTACGGAAGGGTGTTGTTACAAAATACACTTGCCCCTCATAGATTGTGGAAGGGTTTTATAATGTCCAGCCCAAGGGCGGGCAGGGGGTggggggtttgggggggggggggggattagtTGAGGGAATGACATAGTCTTGGGCAATCCTCACCTCATTGGGTAAGGTCCAATgtccattttatttatttacaGTGATCAGACCCAAAGGTGATCACCCTATGTGTGTTTGTGGTGGTAGATTCTAGTGTGCGGTGGTGGACTCTGTCGTAACAACCAGATGTTATAGGTTTGGCTGCTCCATCACGAGGAGATGCCATTTGTGCTTCTTGTAACATACCTAGTGTGAAAGGAACAATGTAAAGCAAAGCAGGTTGACCATGACCATCCATCAAATTCAAAGCCACATATGTCGTGAGCAAAcctgtaaaagaaaaaaaaaggaattaacaGGTAAATGGAAGCTTGCATTGGTTCTAAATCGAAAACACTGATCAACAGTACCAACGGATGCTAATACATAAAGATATGCAATAGTTCGGCTGTTTACACAAACATATTAACTTCTCTTGACATGGTAAAAGAGACATATCAAGCTCAGACACTGACAATTGACAAGTATATCACTCCTCAAATTTTTCCTACTGATTAACATACTTTTGATTGAATTATTTATTAAGAAAATGGGCATAATCATCATGACTGCAGTTCATCACCTAACCAGGATCGAGTTCCATACTTCCGTGAGACAGTCCCCTGCTTTCAGACTGAACATATGAATAGAAGGAAGAAAGAGAGAGGGATgaaacataaaatcaccaaccagCAATGCAGTTTTATCGACAACAAGAATGCTGTTCATTTGGTCACAATCAAAATTACATGTCAAGTAAATAGGTTTATTCCCATTTTCTGAAGAATCCATACCTAAACCATAAGCAATCATAGCCCACAGGAAGTAACCTTCTCGAAGTTTCTTATTACAGAGCCAGTCATACCTGCAACAAAGAGTAAAATCAATGggaaaaacaaaaacaagaaaaGGGTATAAAGCTTTCTTTTGACTGCTTTAATATTTGAACTTACATGCATTCATCATTTAAATGATAACCTAACCTTCAACCTTTCTTTTTAGTCTTGAAATTTACTTAAATTGCTCATCTGAAGAATCAGAAATGTCCAACATGGAAGCATTTAATTATGCAGCTAGGGGTGCAAAATGGGCGGGTTGGGATGAATTTCGCCGGGTCAAAAGTGGAGTTAATAATTATGAGccgcccaaaagttacttgggttGAAATAGGTTAAGCTAAAATGGGCTAAAAAACGGGTCATAACCAAACCCgcccaattcttactaagttttaacatctttatttgttcttttataGTTTTTTAAGTACCTAATAAAACTTGTTTTTCTTTATTAAGTACAAACAAAAAGAATGTTTTTATATTTTGACAAGGTTTCTCATGGGTCAATTTGGGCTACACATCAGCCCAATTTTATGGGCTAAATTGGGCgggtcaaaatgggctgagctaaTAACTGGGGCGGGTTAATTGACCCGCCCAAACTTGAACGGGTTCGGTGGGTCATGTCTTCAAGGGCTAATTTTGTCACCCCTATATGCATCCATGGGTCTCACAGAGGCATCCATAGGGCTTAGAACCTTCCATCAAATGTGCTAGAGCCAATGTTTTGAACAGGCTCTTTTGGAGGATGGAAAAATAAGtaaacttataaaaaaaaaataaaaaaaattggaagcCTCCAAGAAATATAGGAGATTGAAATATAGGAGATGATAGAACCACGTTATGTAAAAAACAACAAGTTCCATTCAGCCCAATGGTCAAACCTTAAAGAAAATGCTACCAGTAAACCTGGTAAAATTATGTCACCAAAACCAATGATACTGTAGCCACCCCAAGGGTCACATATTCGTGGGATTTTGAGTAACATAGGAATGCCATCTTCTCCACTTTTATCACCGCGTGCAACCTACACACAGGAGAAAATGATCACATTTCAGGAGCAATAGTCCTTGGTAGTTATAGCAGGGTAGAAGTACACAAACAACACAGAGAAGAAACTCTATAAACAAATAAAGAGCTTACCACTATCATCACACTCTTATGGAACAACGGCTTGGAAAGAAACACCCAAAAAAGGTCATACAATAAAGAACAACTCAGAAGAACTGTTCCCACCTGATACAGTCAAGGAAATAAATGGGATAATGTCAGACAGCCAGTAATACTGATAATCTTTGGACTACTCAGCAAAAATTCAAGTCTACGAAGGACCAAGAAATAATCACACTAGAAGGTTATTCCTGAACCAAATTATTAGTTTTTACTCTTGCTTGTttattatagttttttttttttttttgagaaagttGTTTATTATAGTTGTTTGACTGCAGGACAAAAGACAACATAAACTGCAGAAAAACCAGCTGTGAAGCATTGTTCCATTAGGAGGAGAAGTGGGGTAACTACAAACGATGAATTCTGTAACCCATACTCTCAGCTTTCTAAACCTCTTCTAcaaatattttgtatatcgtaatTCGCTCCCTTGGTGACTTGAACCCACAACCTTAACGTTGGAGGTGGAGGCGCTTTCCACTTGAGCTACCCTCTTCTCCAAATATAAATAGAGCAGGTTGCTGATTTTTTATTAAACATTTTAGTGGCTCTAAAGTGAGTTACATTAATAACCATCTAAGGGTAATTTGAGATTACACAGTGGTAACTCTATGTATTTTAATTCTATATATAAGGAAGTCAGTCAAAGGTGTTTGGCAACTTTCTCCGTATCTCTCCTCATTCCTTATTAGTTGTTGACAATCGAAAAGCAAAAACAGAATTTCCACTGAAGTAAAAGGTTGCCTTCTGTAGAATTTAGGATTTTGAGGAGCGCTTATCTACTTAATAGTGATGTAAAGAACAGGATACGACAATACGAAGACGTTGCTCATCCACAATAAAATTTCAAGCACTAACGAGTGAAGGTCCATGGATATACCATTTTCCTAAAGCAAAACATTACATAAAACTGTCGAGCTGTAACACAATAAAAACCAGCAGCATGAATTGTTTTACCTTGAGGTTTGGAACTTGCACAACTTGGAGAACCGTGATGATCAATGCAATACCCTAGGTAAAAAGAGATCGTTAATCCATCATCTCAGCCACTACTAATATGAACAAAAATAGAGCTATCCAACACTGAAAAATATGCCTAACAGGCTAACACACCTCCACGTCGCAGGATgaacaaaaaaacatatttccaagtgtacaaaaaagaataaaatgTTTACAGATTTAATTCATCAAGTTCTTACAGAAAACAGGAAATTTCCCCAGAAGTACAGTAGTTCCAAGAGAACAAAAGATAATGAGAAGAGAACCTGAAAACTCAACAAAAggacaacaaaaaaaaaggcaGAAGCCAATATTCTCTTGAAATCCAAAGATGAAAAGAATCCAAGCACATAGGAAGGTCAAATCAAGAGCAAAGATGTCACCCATATTCTGATTATAGAGAAGCTACTTCCATCTTTATCCCTCATAACCACGTTTTAAACACATACCTACTGAATCAATCGGAAAAAATACATGTCTACTCTTTTTAAGCATATTGTGCCATCTTTAAGACAACATTAACtgcaaaaaaaatcttttttttcttttgaagcaCACAGAAAGGATTTATTCCTCTGGAATTTGTTGAATAAGGTATGTCTTTTCAGGTAATAATTTGTTTCTATAAGTTTATTAGGGTAAGAAGTGGTTCCACATCCCACCACCCaagtccataaaagaaaaggaaaaaagaaaacccTGGTTAGATTAGTGCAACTCTCTAACCAATCGGTCAGGGTTGAAACtgagagggaaaaaaaaagaaacaaaggaGATACAAGAAACTGAGATGATGTTAGACAAAGGAAAAGTACACCATTGTAACAGTGCTTACAAGTATATCCTGACCTATCCAAGCAAAGGAGATACGACGGTAAACTGCCCACAGAACTGCAAAGGCTATGCAGAATGGACAAATCGCCAGCGTCAGATACGAAACAGGTCCCAGAAAAGGAATTTTAATGAATGACTGTCCAAAACGTTCAAACCATCTGAAACTATATATAATGACTGTTAGCTACACTTCTAAGAACCACCAGCAACCAGAGTTGTGGTATGTAAAATGTTCTTCAATCttatttcaagaaaataaaaataaaatttaatagcAACGACTAACAAACACAGTTAATGACAAGATGTCCATAACGCACTATAACAAAAGAGCACACACCCAGGGTGATCTGAAAGAGTACAAGGTTCTATGTACGCCTTCCCCCCACCAAAAAAAGGATAAAAAGCATGCAAAAGGATAGTAAATGTGGCTTAGATCTTCACTGTAAAGTACAGCTGTGCAGGAGCATTACGAAATATGCTTTTTATCCTTCTTTTCACCAAAGCATGCAAAACTGGAGCCTTAATAACTGCTACTCTGGTCGGAACTAATAGACCCATCACACATGAAAGGATGTAAAAAAATCAACTAGATTGAATGCTTTAAACCTGATATGATAAGTAATAGGAAATGGGGGCATCTCATATGCTCAAATCATTAAGTACTAAGTGAAAGGACCATCATATGTTACTGTATTTTGTGATCTTGTTTAAACAACAGATGTTGCCTGATTTACAGCAACAACCGTaatcttgttttcttttgagaaaGAACAACCGTAATCTTTCTTTTTTGCCACTCATAAATGGTCGGTATTTTTGAAAGAACAAACATGTAATGATAATGTGACTACTACCATAGTGTATGATTATGGCCATTAGAAAATCTAATTGTGATTAATGCTTGAAAAGTGTGATGTAAAACATTGAGGTGGACAACATGTCAAGTTAAAGAGCAAGAAATTTCCTTTTCCATTTTGTCTTTAAATTTGTTGACTTCCGGGAAAGACTCCTTATTTATTGCTCCATGCCATGACCTATATTACAACACTTCTCAATCTTATTCAACAATTCAGATTTTTACTTATAGCTTCATGCTATTATAAAAGTTTTGAAAGACAACAAAATAAAGTTACATTCAGGTCCGCCAAAACCTGCAAGAATGTCACTTGTATTTGTTATCACATGATCAAGATCTATGCACAATGCAACCACAGGTCAGTGTTAATAAGGGCCAGAATTGCAGAACAAATTACAGAGCGTCAGAAACAGAAAAACAAGATGGTTGGGGCTTCATATCCCTATTAAATATAATTTGATACCAAGAATCCTAGATAGAATTTAATTAGGCTTCAGGCCCTGAATCCTAGATAGAATTTTAACAAGAGCCGAAAATGCAATGGTATAAGTTGATGTGAAACTTGTATTTGTTTTCCATGCACAGCTGCCTAATTACAGATTGATTTTCATTCGTGATCTTTCTTGGAGCAGTCTTACTACTGAATTTCTGAAGCCAAAAAGAAGAGCACTGAGTGCCAGCTGGAAAAGTAAGACTAATGAGCATTTGCGTCAAGCAAGAGAtgtttttcctttgttttctcttggacaATGATATGCGGCTATGAAATCAGCCAACCTACTCAACCCTCCCACATAATACAAAAGGGGAGATGCTTATTTTAGCTGGAAGCTTTGCTAACTTTTTTAGTTTGGGTAGTGTTTGCTTGAACAGTTTATCAAAAAGATATTTGGAGaagtttttttaaaattaatttctaACAAACTTCTATAAAACAACTATACAAACATCTTCAGTTCTTTCAGAAAACTTTTCTAAGAAAATTCTCCTGAAAACAGTGCAAATGTGGTTTTGCTTGGTGGAGCATTTGACGCACTGTAGCTAAGAAAATAATATACGAATAGCACGAATAAGATACATACCATGATAGCAAAGTGACCAAACAAGTTAGTAGACCCTGTAAGCACAATGTGAGAAAAGTGTTATTTCAAATATTGTCCGCATGAAGATACAAAAATCTTAACCTCATTCAATCTATTTATATCTTTCCTATATGTGAATGATGTGCTAGCAAGTTCTTAACTCAGATGGATCAATGAAAGGGATCACCTAGGGATGAAATTATATTGGAAACAAATATGAAAGGTATTGAGAGATGGAAATGAAAAGGTCCTGATTTCCATTCATATTTAGGGCCTTGTTATTTGCGTAAAATCTTATGTATTGCTACCCTTGAATTAAGGCTCCTCCTTTTGGTGTGACATACCTCAACACCCCCAATGGAGAATAGAACCACCAGAACCTCTATAAACCAGGAGGACATCAATTTGTAAAGCATAATCAAGAAGCAGGATGCAACCACCACGAACAGAACTGCTGATATTATGTTGATTTCCAGCACAACACCAGAACGAGACATCTCTGTGCCATTGCATTCATTTGAGCCATCCTGTGAGACCAAGATACATATTTCAACCAAACTGCTAACGAAAGATGCAGTGAGTTTCATGCTTCAAAATTGTAAAACACATGGAATACAGCCTAAAGAGCAGGAAAAATAAAGAGGTGACGGAGAGGAATCTTTGTGACTTTACTTTTAAGAGCTTGTCCTGCTCAATTGCAGCTTCTCTGGCACGCCATGCAGACCAATAAGAAGCACACAATATGGTAGAAACCGCCATAAGCCATAGAAATACTTCTGCTACATCAACCATTGGGCGCTTTGGAGAGTACAGCTGCACAGAAACTGAAAGATGGAAGATCTTTTAATCACTATTTCGGAAACAAATCAGCAACGATAGAGCCATGTCAAATAATCTCAACTAACTATGTCGATGGAGCTATAAGCTGTGTCCCCCCACCCTTCCCAAAGAAACCTACAAAATTAGTAAAATACCATGGGACTCACCAAAAGAGCTATTTCCAAGAAACTTTATCAGGCTTGTGCCAGCATGTTGTGGGAGCATGACAGCAGGGATACCAATGTCCAAGTCAGGTTCATCTTTTTCACAAACCATCTTGAAGAGCTCTACATAGCAATTGAGAGAACAAAAGTTATATGTAGCGCTCTGCATGTGCATGTCAAGAAGACATTAAGCAAGGGTGGTAATACAGGAAATTATCGGATGATTTTAGTTTTTTCCATAGGACACACTGTAATGACGTTCCAAGTCAACACCAAAATCGATCACTGAAATTTGATAATAAGGAAATAGCACTGCCTGTGGTTCAAAAAATAAATCAGGACTGTTGGTTGGCTGATTGCAGTTTCCACAAGACCATCAAGAATGAGCTAATTCATAATGGAACATGGAAAACAATACAGATAATACTTAGGAAGAGCATTGAACCTG
The sequence above is a segment of the Lycium barbarum isolate Lr01 chromosome 6, ASM1917538v2, whole genome shotgun sequence genome. Coding sequences within it:
- the LOC132645571 gene encoding signal peptide peptidase-like 4, which produces MEFKKVDCYICGVFVVLVLCTSLVSGGDIVHQDDTAPSRPGCSNNFVLVKVPIWVDGIEVTEFVGVGARFGPTMESKEKRANQTTLAFADPPDCCSTPRNKLTGEAILVHRGNCSFTTKANVAEDAGASAILIINNQTELFKMVCEKDEPDLDIGIPAVMLPQHAGTSLIKFLGNSSFVSVQLYSPKRPMVDVAEVFLWLMAVSTILCASYWSAWRAREAAIEQDKLLKDGSNECNGTEMSRSGVVLEINIISAVLFVVVASCFLIMLYKLMSSWFIEVLVVLFSIGGVEGLLTCLVTLLSCFRWFERFGQSFIKIPFLGPVSYLTLAICPFCIAFAVLWAVYRRISFAWIGQDILGIALIITVLQVVQVPNLKVGTVLLSCSLLYDLFWVFLSKPLFHKSVMIVVARGDKSGEDGIPMLLKIPRICDPWGGYSIIGFGDIILPGLLVAFSLRYDWLCNKKLREGYFLWAMIAYGLGLLTTYVALNLMDGHGQPALLYIVPFTLGTFLTLGKQRGDLKHLWTRGEPDRPCPHVRLQPE